From the Labrus mixtus chromosome 17, fLabMix1.1, whole genome shotgun sequence genome, one window contains:
- the il7r gene encoding interleukin-7 receptor subunit alpha, whose protein sequence is MLCVCGVTVFLLLVGGEAQSGDSDSEPGLSCFSHVMLDSCSLTCRLEGGGGDSEDDEDEEADSIQRITMCYRDWDQKIKDCIKGRGDTVNSTQLNPLGDYNVTVYLKRGRRITTTVELMKIVKPRSPKVFNVTFDLDSYQAVFHIQTLYRREYLKVENQMFQLLIWSAGSSLTQNVSSSDTLKVSMQHLTLNTQYHVRVRAIPLGHLQGTWSEWSNSSPFFTPDGESDSTLSSAEDNSLRPTAVVLEQRVHTQTDVSTRRLTVCLVVLLLVTSCVVFFWKIKIFSYMWPSIPHPKHTLVQICRPNKGLLLNFKPEEFSALRVSPLAKSEEQPCEETDPPTPPAANSSSSTPPCSTQTSECSTTITSISTEELSGLLSRSSSDVEDGVQSSGPSSINFLQDEQRPHTPPQEHSEGGNEGEESGGSQQEEAYVTMSSFYQIK, encoded by the exons AACCAGGACTCAGCTGCTTCTCTCACGTCATGCTGGACAGCTGCAGTCTGACCTGTCgactggagggaggggggggcgacagcgaggatgatgaagatgaagaggccGACAGCATCCAGAGGATAACCATGTG ctaCAGAGACTGGGACCAAAAGATCAAAGACTGCATTAAGGGACGCGGGGACACGGTGAACTCCACACAACTGAATCCTCTGGGTGACTACAATGTGACCGTCTACCTGAAGAGAGGACGGCGGATTACGACCACCGTGGAACTGATGAAGATCG TGAAACCAAGGAGCCCTAAGGTGTTCAACGTGACCTTTGACCTCGACTCTTACCAGGCCGTGTTCCACATTCAGACCCTGTACCGCCGAGAGTACCTGAAAGTAGAGAACCAGATGTTCCAGCTGCTGATCTGGAGCGCAGGCAGCTCCTTG ACTCAGAACGTGTCGTCCTCAGACACTCTGAAGGTCAGCATGCAGCACCTGACCTTGAACACACAGTACCACGTCCGAGTGCGAGCCATACCACTCGGACACCTACAGggcacctggagcgagtggagCAACTCGTCCCCCTTCTTTACTCCTGACGGTGAGAGTGATTCCACATTATCGAGCGCTGAAGATAATtcttt GCGGccgactgca gttGTTCTAGAACAAAGAGTCCACACACAGACGGATGTGTCGACGCGCAGACTGACGGTGTGCCTCGTCGTGCTGCTGCtcgtcacttcctgtgttgttttcttctggAAAATCAA gatCTTTTCCTACATGTGGCCGAGCATCCCCCACCCCAAACACACTCTGGTGCAGATCTGCAGGCCCAATAAG GGCCTCCTGCTGAACTTCAAACCTGAAGAGTTCAGCGCTCTGAGAGTGTCTCCTTTGGCCAAATCAGAGGAGCAGCCGTGTGAGGAGACCGACCCTCCGACTCCTCCTGCAGCTAACAGCAGCTCCTCGACTCCTCCCTGCTCCACCCAGACTTCCGAGTgctccaccaccatcaccagcATCAGCACCGAGGAGCTGTCCGGCCTGCTGAGCAGGAGCTCCTCAGACGTGGAGGACGGCGTCCAGAGCAGCGGTCCGTCCTCCATCAACTTCCTCCAGGATGAGCAGAGACCTCACACGCCCCCTCAAGAGCACAGCGAGGGAGGAAacgagggggaggagtcaggagGGAGTCAGCAGGAGGAGGCCTACGTCACCATGTCCAGCTTCTATCAGATCAAATag
- the capslb gene encoding calcyphosine-like b isoform X1: MAGTSRHDQEMAMNARRRLSECLDPVERLRLQCLARGSSGIKGLGRTFKIMDDDKNRSLDLKEFLKGLNDYGILIEKQEAADIFQRFDHDGNGTIDFDEFLITLRPQMSKARKEVVMQAFRKLDKTGDGVITIEDLRGVYNAKYHPKYQNGEWTEDQVFRKFLDSFDSPYDKDGKVTKEELINYYCGVSASIDSDVYFILMMRNAWKL, translated from the exons ATGGCGGGGACGTCGAGACACGATCAAGAGATGGCAATGAACGCCAGGCGTCGTCTGTCGGAGTGTTTGGACCCCGTGGAGCGGCTCAGACTGCAGTGTCTGGCCAGAGGATCGTCTGGGATCAAAGGACTGGGCAG GACCTTTAAAATAATGGATGATGATAAAAATCGCTCTCTGGACTTGAAGGAGTTTCTGAAAGGTTTGAACGATTATGGGATCCTGATCgagaaacaggaagcagcgGATATCTTTCAGCGCTTCGATCACGACGGGAATGGGACCATCGACTTCGACGAGTTCCTCATCACCCTGAGG CCGCAGATGTCTAAGGCCAGGAAGGAGGTGGTCATGCAGGCGTTTCGGAAGCTGGATAAGACGGGAGACGGCGTGATCACCATCGAAGACCTGAGGGGGGTTTATAACGCCAAGTACCACCCCAAGTATCAGAACGGGGAGTGGACAGAGGATCAGGTGTTCAGGAAGTTCTTGGACAGCTTCGACTCGCCATACGACAAAGACGGAAAG GTGACCAAAGAGGAGTTAATCAACTATTACTGCGGAGTCAGCGCCTCTATCGACAGCGACGTCTACTTCATCCTCATGATGAGAAACGCCTGgaagctttga
- the capslb gene encoding calcyphosine-like b isoform X2, which translates to MAGTSRHDQEMAMNARRRLSECLDPVERLRLQCLARGSSGIKGLGRTFKIMDDDKNRSLDLKEFLKGLNDYGILIEKQEAADIFQRFDHDGNGTIDFDEFLITLRPQMSKARKEVVMQAFRKLDKTGDGVITIEDLRGVYNAKYHPKYQNGEWTEDQVFRKFLDSFDSPYDKDGKVTQEEFMNYYSGVSASIDTDVYFIVMMRSAWKL; encoded by the exons ATGGCGGGGACGTCGAGACACGATCAAGAGATGGCAATGAACGCCAGGCGTCGTCTGTCGGAGTGTTTGGACCCCGTGGAGCGGCTCAGACTGCAGTGTCTGGCCAGAGGATCGTCTGGGATCAAAGGACTGGGCAG GACCTTTAAAATAATGGATGATGATAAAAATCGCTCTCTGGACTTGAAGGAGTTTCTGAAAGGTTTGAACGATTATGGGATCCTGATCgagaaacaggaagcagcgGATATCTTTCAGCGCTTCGATCACGACGGGAATGGGACCATCGACTTCGACGAGTTCCTCATCACCCTGAGG CCGCAGATGTCTAAGGCCAGGAAGGAGGTGGTCATGCAGGCGTTTCGGAAGCTGGATAAGACGGGAGACGGCGTGATCACCATCGAAGACCTGAGGGGGGTTTATAACGCCAAGTACCACCCCAAGTATCAGAACGGGGAGTGGACAGAGGATCAGGTGTTCAGGAAGTTCTTGGACAGCTTCGACTCGCCATACGACAAAGACGGAAAG GTGACTCAGGAAGAGTTCATGAATTACTATTCTGGTGTGAGCGCTTCCATCGACACAGATGTCTACTTTATCGTGATGATGAGGAGCGCCTGGAAACTCTGA